In Maylandia zebra isolate NMK-2024a linkage group LG12, Mzebra_GT3a, whole genome shotgun sequence, a single genomic region encodes these proteins:
- the LOC112430048 gene encoding C-X-C motif chemokine 10 has translation MKMNKPLLLLVALTFCCCIVSLHGFTINTCRCRKTTMRPVSAKMVKKIEVTPVSGHCPRTEIMITVRSGAKICVNPEAKWFPGLLKTLQKKNTVSTTGPRTASTPSF, from the exons ATGAAGATGAACAAGCCACTGCTCCTGCTGGTCGCTCTGACTTTCTGCTGTTGCATCGTGTCTCTGCATG GTTTTACCATAAATACCTGCCGCTGTAGAAAGACGACCATGAGACCTGTTTCTGCTAAGATGGTCAAGAAGATTGAGGTGACTCCTGTTTCAGGACACTGCCCCCGAACTGAAATCAT GATCACTGTGAGGTCTGGTGCTAAGATCTGTGTCAATCCAGAGGCCAAGTGGTTTCCAGGCCTTCTCAAAACTCTGCAAAA GAAGAACACCGTCTCAACCACTGGGCCACGCACTGCTTCAACACCTAGCTTCTGA
- the cnot6l gene encoding CCR4-NOT transcription complex subunit 6-like, with protein sequence MPKEKYDPPDPRRCYTIMPADEAASGKKSHWSELEISGRVRSLSSSLWTLTHLTALHINDNNLTRIPPDIAKLPNLVYLNLSSNKLRSLPAELGNMVSLRELLLNNNLLRVLPYELGRLFQLQTLGLKGNPLSQDILNLYQEPDGTRKLLNYMLDNLAVHPEQLPQRPWITLKERDQMIPTAVFTVMCYNVLCDKYATRQLYGYCPSWALNWEYRKKGIMEEITSGDADIISLQEVETEQYYMLFLETLKERGYDGYFCPKSRAKLVSEQERKHVDGCAVFFKTEKFTLIQKHTVEFNQVAMANSEGSEVMLNRVMTKDNIGVAVLLEVNKDMFSGGMKPPQERQLILVANAHMHWDPEYSDVKLIQTMMFLSELKSIAERASGSVATGSPTSDPSSIPIVLCADLNSLPDSGVVEYLSDGGVAENHKDFKELRYSECLTNFNCNGKNGNSDGSITHSFQLKSAYDSNLMPYTNYTYDFKGVIDYIFFSKTHMSVLGMLGPLDSQWLIDNNITGCPHPHIPSDHFSLLAQLELHPPLPHPLNPLNGLHLPVHR encoded by the exons ATGCCAAAGGAAAAATATGATCCTCCAGATCCCCGCAGATGTTACACCATCATGCCAGCCGACGAGGCGGCAAGTGGGAAGAAGTCTCACTGGTCCGAGCTCGAGATATCTG GGCGGGTGAGGAGCCTGAGCAGCTCATTGTGGACACTCACCCACCTCACGGCGCTGCACATCAATGACAATAACCTGACCCGCATCCCGCCAGACATCGCCAAGCTGCCCAACCTGGTCTACCTGAACCTGTCGTCCAATAAACTCCGCAGTCTGCCCGCCGAACTGGGCAACATGGTCTCTCTCAG GGAATTGCTTTTAAACAATAATCTTTTACGAGTTCTGCCTTACGAACTTGGAAGGCTTTTCCAGTTACAAACCCTCGGGCTAAAAG GAAATCCTTTGTCCCAAGACATCCTCAATTTGTACCAGGAGCCAGATGGAACCAGAAAGCTTTTGAACTACATGCTCGACAATCTAGCAG TGCACCCAGAGCAGCTCCCCCAAAGACCTTGGATCACCCTGAAAGAGCGAGACCAAATGATCCCCACCG CTGTGTTCACGGTTATGTGCTACAACGTGCTGTGCGACAAGTATGCCACGCGACAGCTGTATGGTTACTGTCCATCCTGGGCCTTAAACTGGGAGTACAGGAAGAAGGGAATCATGGAGGAAATCACCAGCGGTGATGCTGACATCATCAGCCTACAG gagGTGGAGACGGAGCAGTACTACATGTTGTTTCTGGAAACACTAAAGGAGCGCGGCTATGACGGCTACTTCTGTCCAAAATCTCGTGCCAAACTGGTTTCAGAACAGGAGAGGAAACATGTGGACGGCTGTGCCGTGTTCTTCAAGACTGAGAA GTTCACTTTGATCCAGAAACACACTGTGGAGTTCAATCAGGTAGCCATGGCTAACTCTGAGGGTTCAGAGGTCATGCTGAACAGAGTGATGACCAAAGACAACATCGGGGTGGCCGTGCTGCTCGAGGTCAATAAGGACATGTTCTCCGGGG gcatgAAGCCGCCTCAGGAGAGGCAGCTCATCCTGGTAGCCAACGCCCACATGCACTGGGACCCCGAGTACTCGGACGTCAAGTTGATCCAAACCATGATGTTCCTGTCAGAGTTAAAGAGCATTGCTGAGAGGGCCTCGGGCTCTGTGGCAACGGGATCGCCGACCTCTGACCCGTCCTCAATCCCCATCGTCCTGTGCGCTGACCTCAACTCGCTGCCTGACTCCG GTGTGGTGGAGTATCTGAGCGACGGAGGAGTGGCCGAGAACCACAAGGACTTTAAGGAGCTACGCTACAGCGAATGTCTGACCAACTTCAACTGCAACGGCAAGAACGGAAACTCGGATGGAAGCATCACACACAGCTTCCAGCTCAAGAGCGCCTACGACAGCAATCTGATGCCTTACACCAACTACACATATGACTTCaag ggtGTGATCGACTACATCTTCTTCTCCAAGACCCACATGAGCGTCCTGGGCATGCTCGGACCGCTCGACAGCCAGTGGCTCATAGACAACAACATCACGGGCTGCCCCCACCCGCACATCCCCTCGGACCACTTCTCCCTGCTGGCCCAGCTGGAGCTGCACCCTCCCCTGCCCCACCCGCTCAACCCCCTCAACGGGCTGCACCTGCCGGTCCACAGGTAG
- the LOC101474500 gene encoding C-X-C motif chemokine 10, which translates to MNKPLLLLVALTFCCCIVSLHGFTINTCRCRKTTMRPVSAKMVKKIEVTPVSGHCPRTEIMITVRSGAKICVNPEAKWFPGLLKTLQKKNTISTTGPRTASTPSF; encoded by the exons ATGAACAAGCCACTGCTCCTGCTGGTCGCTCTGACTTTCTGCTGTTGCATCGTGTCTCTGCATG GTTTTACCATAAATACCTGCCGCTGTAGAAAGACGACCATGAGACCTGTTTCTGCTAAGATGGTCAAGAAGATTGAGGTGACTCCTGTTTCAGGACACTGCCCCCGAACTGAAATCAT GATCACTGTGAGGTCTGGTGCTAAGATCTGTGTCAATCCAGAGGCCAAGTGGTTTCCAGGCCTTCTCAAAACTCTGCAAAA GAAGAACACCATCTCAACCACTGGGCCACGCACTGCTTCAACACCTAGCTTCTGA